From Acidobacteriota bacterium:
TGGGTCCGGCCAGCAATCCCGCCCCGATGGCCTGGCGGCGCGTCTTGAGGTGGCGGATCACGAACAGCACCGCCGGAATCACGCCCAGGTTGTAGGCCGCGTATTTGACCCCGCCGATGATCCACTCCGTCCCCTGGGGCGTGGTTTGAAAAGCCTGGCGGATGTGGTCGCCGAAATACCAGAAGCAGGCTGCCAAGAAGCTCGCGTACATCAGGTAGAGCACCAGCGACCAAACCGACAGAAAGCCTTCGATGGCCGAGCTGCCCTTGAAGACCAGGAAGCCCACCGCCAGCATGATTCCCGCCACTCCGGCCAGATAGGGGAGTCCGAAGGTCTCCTGCAGGATGCTTCCGGCCGCCGAAGCGATCACGGCAAGCACCAGCAAGAGCAGGATCAGGTAGCAGATCTCGAAGAGAATCCAGCCGCGCCCCAGCAGGTGCTTGAAGAAGCGGCGGTAGTCGTAGGCCTTGAAAGCGCGGGCGAACTCGAAGGTGGCGGCGCACACCAGCGACCACAGCAGGGTGGAGATCAGCAGCATCCCCAGCAGTCCCTCGATGGGCCCGTGCAAGAGGAAGAACTCGGCCAGTTCCCGTCCCGTGCCGTAGCCCCCGGCGATGACGACGGACTGAAAAACCAGTCCCGGCAGGATGTAGGCACGCAGCAGGTCGCTTTTCATGGGCGTCCGCATTGTGCCGCAAAACCGTCCGCCGCGCGAATCAGGATGTAGCTAGCGGCCAGGACGTCCGGCGCTTCTGCGAGAACCGGGCCTCACCCACAACAGGCCGAGAAGCAGGGAGACGGCCAGAGGCCTCATCCATCATCGCCAATTGAGGAACCTGGACGACCTGGGAGGCGGGGTCCGTGGGGAAAAGGCTGGCCTGCGACGATGTCGGCATTGTCGCCCGCTCCTCCGGCTTGGCCATCGGCGCCAGGACTTATCAGCTCATAGTCGCCGAAGCGACCGGGGGCTCGGTAAATAGTTGGATGCAAGGGAGACATTGCCGGATGGGGTCTGGGGCCGGTACACTGAGACACTGGAAAATTGAAAGATCCTAGGGAAGGTGAAATATGACTAAGCTTCGTGTTGTTTTTCTTTTGATTGCGGCGGTCTTGCTGCTGACAGCCTGCGGAGGAGGCGAGCCGGCCGAGGAGGCCGAGGCGGGCGGCGACGCTGCCACGTCCGGCCAGGAAGGGTCGCAGGACCCATCGGAGACACCGGCGGAGGCGCCCGCCGAGGTCGAGACGGTCAAGACCGAGGGCGAGACGGCGACCTTGGAAACGCCGGCCGAAGCCCCGGCGGGATCGGCCATCCAGGTGTCCTGGACGGGGCCGGATGAAAAGAACGACTACATCACGGTGGTCGAGAAGGGCGCCGCCCAAGGAACTCATCAGGACTACACCTACACCCGCCGGGGGAGTCCGCTGGAGTTGAGGGTCTCCGAGACTCCCGGCGAGTACGAAGTCCGCTACGTCTCCAACGCCAGCAAGGAAACGCTGGTCAGCGCGCCCTTGACCGTGACGGCGGTGGAGGCCACCTTGGAGGCTCCTGAGCAGGTGGGGGCAGGGGCCACCTTCGAAGTCACCTGGACGGGTCCCGACAATCACAACGACTACATCACCGTGGTCCCCGCCGATGCCGACGAAGGCGCACATGAGGACTACACCTACACCCGCAGAGGCAGTCCCTTGGAAATCCGAGCCGCGGAAACGCCGGGCGATTATGAAGTGCGCTATGTGATGGCGCAGTCGAAGCGGACGCTGGCCAGCATACCCATCGAAGTGACGGCGGTGGAGGCCAGCCTGAGCGCGCCTGAGGAGAGCATGGTGGAGGTACCTGTCGAAGTGACCTGGACGGGCCCCGACAACCGTAACGACTACATCGCCATCGTGGAATCGGGCAGTCCCGAGGGCACTTCGGGGCAGTACACCTACACGCGCCGGGGGAATCCTCTCACGGTGCGCGGACCCGAGACTCCGGGCCAGTACGAGATCCGCTATGTGCTCTCACAGTCCAAGCGCACCCTGGCGTCGCGTCCGCTGCTGGTCAAGCCCATCAGCGCCAGCCTGGATGCGCCCGAAAAGGCCGCGCCCGGCGCCACCGTCGAAGTGTCCTGGACGGGGCCCGACGACCAGGGCGACTTCATCGCCATCGCCAAGCCGGACGCCGAGGCCAACTCCTACGAGAGCCGGGCCTTGAGCAGCGCCGGCAACCCGGCCACCCTCTTCGCCCCAAGCGAGCCCGGCCAATACCAGATTCGCTACGTGCGCAAGCGCGAAGTCCTGGCCACCCGCAACTTGGAGGTGTCCGCCGAGCAGTAGGACATCAGGATGGGTTGGCGAGAAGATGTCATTCGCCAGCCCAGCGACTGTGTTGAAAGTCAAGTCCGGGCTCGCTGAAGGCGAGCGATTCGGCCCCGGCGACTGTGTTAGAAGTCAAGTCCGGGCTCGCTGGAGGCGAGCGATTCGCCGGCCCCAGCGACTGTGTTAGAAGTCAAGTCCGGGCTGGCTGAAGGCGAGCGATTCGCCAGCCCCAGCGACTCTGTTGAAAGTCAAGTCCGGGCTCGCTGAAGGCGAGCGATTCGCCAGCCCAGGGTCAGCCGCGGCGAGCGCCAGCGAGACGGCGGCGCCACCCTGGGTTTCAGACGGCAAGGGTCTGAACGCTGAAAGCGTGGAATAACGCGACAGGGTGGCTCAAAACGTCTGACGCACTGCACTAGCGGAGACAATTAGCGGAGGGAGTCGCACAGCAATCAGCTCTGCGGCTGGCGGGAACAATGGCGGGTATCGCCGCAAGGATGCGCCTCCCACCCGGCCGGGCACTGGCTAGCCGGTCTTGACGACGGTGTGGGCTGGAGA
This genomic window contains:
- a CDS encoding type II secretion system protein GspG, producing the protein MSPLHPTIYRAPGRFGDYELISPGADGQAGGAGDNADIVAGQPFPHGPRLPGRPGSSIGDDG